The Calypte anna isolate BGI_N300 chromosome 2, bCalAnn1_v1.p, whole genome shotgun sequence genome includes a window with the following:
- the TRAM1 gene encoding translocating chain-associated membrane protein 1 isoform X2, giving the protein MLVAIIIHAIIQEYILDKINRKMHFSKTKHSKFNESGQLSAFYLFSCVWGTSILVSENYISDPTSLWRDYPHTLIPFQMKFFYILQLAYWFHAFPELYFQKTKKEDIFRQIVYIGLYLFHIAGAYLLNLTHLGLVLLVLHYFVEFLFHISRLFYFSDERYQKGFSLWAVLFVLGRLLTLILSVLTFGFGLARAEDQQLNFSTGNFNILAVRISVLASICMAQAFMMWKFINFQLRRWREHSSSQPQSVKKKFITAKGKNSRKERENGINGTVTSNGADSPRSRKDKSS; this is encoded by the exons atgctTGTAGCAATAATCATACATGCTATAATTCAGGAGTACATACTGGAT aaaattaacaggaaaatgcacttttcaaaaacaaagcaTAGCAAGTTCAATGAGTCTGGGCAGCTTAGTGCATTCTaccttttctcctgtgtttgGGGAACAAGTATTCTTGTTTCT gagaacTATATATCAGATCCAACCTCTCTGTGGAGGGATTATCCGCACACTCTGATTCC GTTTCAAATGAAGTTTTTCTACATCTTACAGTTGGCATACTGGTTTCATGCTTTTCCTGAATTATACTTCCAGAAAACTAAAAAA gAAGACATCTTTCGACAGATTGTCTACATTGGACTTTATCTCTTTCATATTGCTGGAGCCTATCTCCTAAA TCTGACCCATCTTGGACTGGTTCTTCTGGTATTACATTACTTTGTTGAATTTCTTTTCCACATATCCCGTCTTTTCTACTTCAGTGATGAAAGATACCAGAAAGG atTTTCACTGTGGGCAGTTCTTTTTGTTCTGGGAAGGCTTCTCACCTTGATTCTTTCAGTTCTCACTTTTGGCTTTGGACTGGCAAGAGCAGAAGATCAGCAGTTGAATTTCAGTACTGGAAACTTCAATATCCTGGCTGTTAG AATCAGTGTGCTGGCCTCTATTTGCATGGCTCAGGCATTTATGATGTGGAAGTTCATTAATTTCCAGCTTCGGAGATGGAGAGAGCATTCTTCTTCTCAGCCTCAGTCAGTGAAAAAGAAGTTCATAACAGCTAAAGGAAAGAactccagaaaagaaagag aaaatggAATAAATGGAACAGTAACCTCAAATGGAGCAGACTCTCCTCGTAGCAGGAAGGATAAATCCTCGTAA